From one Bacteroides intestinalis DSM 17393 genomic stretch:
- a CDS encoding FHA domain-containing protein, giving the protein MKRIRCPKCENYLLFDETKYSEGQSLVFVCEHCGKQFSIRLGKTKMRAPQKEERPDEEEFKDAFGSITVIENVFGFKQVLPLQEGNNVIGRRCVGTNINTPIETSDMSMDRRHCIINVKRNKQGVLVYTLQDAPSLTGTFLNNEILGNKDRIRIEDGAIVTIGATTFILRTAE; this is encoded by the coding sequence ATGAAGCGTATCCGTTGCCCTAAATGTGAGAACTATCTTTTATTTGATGAAACAAAATATAGCGAAGGCCAATCTTTGGTTTTCGTTTGTGAGCATTGTGGTAAGCAATTTAGTATTCGTCTGGGAAAAACCAAAATGCGTGCTCCTCAAAAAGAAGAACGTCCTGACGAAGAAGAATTCAAGGATGCTTTCGGTAGCATTACGGTGATTGAGAATGTATTCGGATTTAAGCAAGTGTTACCTTTGCAAGAGGGCAATAATGTGATTGGGCGTCGTTGTGTTGGTACTAATATCAATACTCCCATTGAAACTTCGGATATGAGTATGGATCGTCGTCACTGCATTATTAACGTGAAGCGCAATAAGCAAGGCGTGCTTGTTTATACTCTGCAGGATGCTCCCAGTCTGACCGGAACTTTCCTGAATAATGAAATACTAGGAAATAAAGATCGCATTCGCATTGAAGACGGAGCCATTGTTACCATTGGAGCTACGACGTTCATTTTGCGTACGGCGGAATAG
- a CDS encoding DUF6443 domain-containing protein, protein MTSQNVTDEHSYHVVESFTLEAGDYVMSSTLASTVPNQGYTARNVSAATLTYKSQIFNVDIDTLEHIGAGVRIKTITQRNNTGEILERTKYLYELDNHKSSGLLMIPINFVTDHNIRHGLDNCPIHSIVDHQFRRYDAQTDATLCYFPENYSGRLIRKSTYDANNKLVKEEINEYSIANKAKELVNIKVIDNYVGPVNHCLSIEAHPYYNPYIYNGRFFITLYPYIAYDIQLTQQTETEYFNSVPISKEKLYTYNQRNQISTCQTNTSRSDYIQETYKYAADSSFYKDHLDYNVLTAIMRYKRTSGSSTAILENKYGNAFTKFTLLSSTESSNISPKRRTVSYKYDSKWNPVEVTYQDSSSVVYLWGYKYSRIIAKITNITYAKVLSRLGESSLNTLCSSNIPNSTSLYNLQNIFSDCEVTTWLYNPSYGVSEVRSPNGLKTFYEYDAIGRVSEILDLNRKTIMSFQYQLSHNGTSQNFFKTRTMMNEEGNKYMEVYSYYDGLGRPYQTVECKITPFQTHLITLQEYDAANRKTYTWLPVESATSTYMPSASVKAQAVADYGDTHPYTKTEYEASPLNKIVNQYGAGEDWNNHPVHIEYMTNTTSSPLNCLNYMVNDNGTLVSSNQYYAAGQLYVTKSTDEDNNVEYTFTDKSGHTILTRQISGSQILDTYYVYDGLDNLRYVLQPMYQTNANLNMYAFQYKYMGRQLCIEKKMPGAEAIKYVYDKLDRLIFSQDGNQRLQNEWTFYLYDRLNRLTIQGICMEIDRLNLIPDVVVTCYRENSNTGLGGSGYYSTFIPIDKVKEIHIVNYYDDYKFCSLTGFSGVPHFSMGSNAKGYLTGNVVTILEDGKKLYSANYYDVKGRMTKKVSSNHMNEYEVDNITYSFTDKPLTASHTHTAINATELYTYVYDHAERLQEVRHKLNENSEVKLAINTYDKLGRLKTKTHHGTSGHKLTYEYNIRNWLTQINGRLFEQNLYYNTGSGSQCYNGNIGSMTWKSGEDGIRGYKFTYDNMSRMRNAIYGEGTSITPSTGKKFSENVIGYDYNGNITGLQRYGKVSGSTYGKIDDLSITYVGNLILLMCPDVIFPNYQVSIFYIVETV, encoded by the coding sequence GTGACATCACAAAATGTAACTGATGAACATTCATATCATGTTGTTGAATCATTTACATTGGAAGCTGGGGATTATGTAATGTCATCTACTTTAGCGTCAACAGTTCCCAATCAAGGTTACACCGCCCGTAATGTTAGCGCTGCAACATTAACTTACAAATCACAAATATTCAATGTAGATATAGACACTTTGGAACATATTGGTGCCGGAGTGAGAATAAAAACTATTACCCAAAGGAATAATACAGGAGAAATCTTAGAGAGAACCAAATATCTTTACGAATTGGATAATCATAAAAGTTCCGGTCTGTTGATGATTCCTATTAACTTTGTGACTGATCATAATATCCGTCATGGTCTGGATAATTGTCCTATACATAGCATAGTAGACCATCAATTTCGCAGATATGATGCACAAACAGATGCTACACTTTGCTATTTTCCAGAGAACTACAGTGGACGCTTAATCAGGAAAAGTACATATGATGCAAATAATAAACTCGTAAAAGAAGAAATTAATGAATACTCCATTGCCAATAAGGCTAAAGAATTAGTCAATATAAAAGTCATAGACAATTATGTTGGTCCTGTAAATCATTGCCTTTCAATTGAAGCACATCCTTATTATAATCCATATATATATAATGGACGTTTTTTTATAACTTTATATCCATACATTGCTTATGACATCCAGTTAACTCAACAAACAGAAACTGAGTATTTCAATTCAGTACCAATAAGCAAAGAAAAACTTTATACATATAATCAACGTAATCAAATATCAACCTGTCAAACAAATACCAGTCGTTCCGACTACATTCAGGAGACATATAAATATGCTGCCGATTCTTCTTTCTATAAAGATCACTTGGACTATAATGTACTTACTGCAATAATGAGATATAAACGTACATCAGGCAGTTCAACAGCCATTTTAGAAAATAAGTATGGAAATGCATTTACTAAATTCACATTGCTTTCAAGTACGGAGTCAAGCAATATATCACCCAAAAGACGTACTGTTTCATATAAGTATGATAGTAAATGGAATCCTGTCGAAGTAACCTATCAAGACAGTTCGTCGGTTGTTTATTTATGGGGATATAAATATTCCCGGATTATTGCAAAAATTACTAATATTACATATGCCAAAGTACTGTCTCGATTAGGAGAAAGTTCGTTGAATACTCTGTGTAGCTCTAATATCCCCAATAGTACTTCACTCTATAATTTGCAAAATATATTTTCTGATTGTGAAGTTACCACATGGCTTTATAATCCATCATACGGAGTTAGTGAAGTAAGGTCACCCAATGGATTAAAAACATTCTATGAGTATGATGCTATAGGCAGAGTTTCTGAGATATTAGATTTAAACAGAAAAACAATCATGTCATTTCAATATCAGTTATCCCATAATGGAACATCACAAAATTTCTTCAAAACTCGTACTATGATGAATGAGGAAGGAAATAAATATATGGAAGTATATAGTTATTATGATGGTTTAGGTCGCCCATACCAGACAGTGGAATGTAAAATCACTCCATTCCAAACTCATTTAATCACTTTACAAGAATATGATGCTGCAAATAGGAAAACATATACATGGTTACCCGTTGAGTCTGCTACCAGTACATATATGCCATCTGCTTCTGTTAAAGCTCAAGCTGTAGCTGATTATGGAGATACACATCCTTATACAAAGACAGAATACGAAGCTTCTCCTTTGAATAAAATAGTCAATCAATACGGAGCAGGGGAAGATTGGAATAATCACCCTGTACACATTGAATATATGACAAACACCACTTCTTCTCCATTGAACTGTCTTAATTACATGGTTAATGACAACGGAACTTTGGTGTCCAGCAATCAGTATTACGCCGCAGGACAGTTATATGTAACCAAAAGTACTGATGAAGATAATAACGTTGAGTATACTTTTACAGATAAGTCGGGACATACCATATTAACACGACAAATCTCAGGAAGTCAAATTCTTGATACATATTATGTGTATGATGGACTTGATAATTTACGATACGTTCTTCAACCGATGTATCAGACAAATGCCAATCTGAATATGTATGCTTTCCAATATAAATATATGGGAAGACAATTGTGCATAGAGAAAAAGATGCCGGGAGCAGAAGCTATTAAATATGTATATGATAAGTTGGACAGACTCATATTCTCGCAAGATGGCAATCAACGGTTACAAAACGAATGGACTTTCTATTTGTATGATAGGTTGAATCGTCTTACAATACAAGGCATTTGTATGGAAATAGACCGGCTAAATTTAATTCCCGATGTAGTAGTAACTTGCTACAGAGAAAATAGCAATACAGGTTTGGGGGGAAGTGGATATTATTCTACATTTATACCGATTGATAAGGTCAAAGAAATACATATTGTGAATTATTACGACGATTATAAGTTTTGTTCATTAACAGGATTTTCCGGTGTACCACATTTCTCAATGGGCAGCAATGCCAAAGGCTATCTAACCGGTAATGTCGTTACTATTTTGGAAGATGGTAAGAAACTATATTCCGCTAATTATTACGATGTCAAAGGCAGAATGACAAAAAAGGTCTCAAGCAATCATATGAATGAATATGAAGTGGATAATATTACTTATTCCTTTACTGATAAACCATTAACAGCAAGTCATACACATACAGCAATAAATGCAACAGAATTATATACTTATGTTTATGATCATGCAGAACGCCTGCAAGAAGTAAGACACAAATTAAATGAGAATAGTGAAGTAAAGCTTGCTATCAATACCTATGATAAGTTAGGGAGATTAAAAACCAAAACACATCATGGCACTTCAGGACATAAGCTGACTTATGAATATAATATACGTAATTGGTTGACCCAAATCAACGGAAGACTTTTCGAACAAAATCTTTATTATAACACAGGGAGTGGAAGTCAATGTTATAATGGCAATATTGGAAGTATGACTTGGAAGAGTGGGGAAGACGGTATACGTGGTTATAAGTTTACTTATGATAATATGAGTCGCATGAGAAATGCTATTTATGGCGAAGGGACAAGTATCACTCCTTCTACAGGAAAAAAATTCTCAGAGAATGTGATCGGTTATGATTATAATGGAAACATTACCGGTCTACAAAGATATGGTAAGGTAAGTGGAAGTACTTATGGAAAGATTGATGATTTATCCATAACATATGTGGGCAATCTGATTCTGTTGATGTGTCCGGACGTTATATTCCCGAATTATCAGGTATCCATTTTTTATATAGTCGAGACAGTTTAA
- a CDS encoding tagaturonate reductase: MKALNKQTASKAQRPERIIQFGEGNFLRAFIDWIIYNMNEKADFNSSVVVVQPIEKGMVDMLNAQDDLYHVNLQGLDKGETVNSLTMIDVISRALNPYTQNDEFMKLAEQPEMRFVISNTTEAGIAFDPSCKLADAPASSYPGKLTQLLYHRFKTFNGDKSKGLIIFPCELIFLNGHKLKETIYQYIELWQLGDEFKTWFEEACGVYATLVDRIVPGFPRKDIAAIKEKLQYDDNLVVQAEIFHLWVIEAPQEIAKEFPADKAGLNVLFVPSEAPYHERKVTLLNGPHTVLSPVAYLSGVNIVRDACQHPVIGQYINKVMFDELMETLNLPKDELKKFAEDVLERFNNPFVDHAVTSIMLNSFPKYETRDLPGLKTYLQRKGELPKGLVLGLAAIITYYKGGVREDGAEITPNDAPEIMQLLKDLWATDDTQKVAEGVLAATSIWGEDLNNISGLTAAVKANLDSIQEKGMLETVKGIL, encoded by the coding sequence ATGAAAGCATTAAACAAACAGACCGCTTCCAAGGCTCAGCGCCCGGAACGTATCATTCAATTCGGTGAAGGAAACTTCTTACGTGCATTTATCGACTGGATCATTTATAACATGAACGAAAAGGCTGATTTCAATAGCAGTGTTGTAGTAGTTCAACCTATCGAGAAAGGTATGGTAGACATGCTGAATGCACAGGATGATCTTTATCACGTAAACCTGCAAGGATTGGATAAAGGAGAAACTGTCAATAGCCTGACAATGATCGACGTTATCAGCCGTGCACTGAATCCTTACACTCAGAACGATGAATTCATGAAGTTGGCTGAGCAACCGGAAATGCGTTTTGTAATCTCCAACACAACGGAAGCCGGTATCGCTTTCGATCCCTCCTGCAAACTGGCTGACGCTCCGGCTTCTTCTTATCCGGGCAAACTGACCCAACTACTGTATCATCGTTTCAAGACATTCAACGGTGATAAGAGCAAAGGTCTGATTATCTTCCCTTGCGAACTTATCTTCCTGAACGGTCATAAGCTGAAAGAAACCATCTACCAATATATCGAATTATGGCAATTGGGTGATGAATTCAAGACTTGGTTTGAAGAAGCATGTGGTGTATACGCTACGCTTGTTGACCGTATTGTTCCGGGATTCCCGCGCAAGGATATTGCAGCAATTAAGGAAAAATTACAGTATGATGATAATTTGGTGGTACAGGCTGAAATCTTCCACCTCTGGGTCATCGAAGCCCCGCAGGAGATTGCCAAAGAATTCCCTGCTGACAAGGCTGGTCTGAATGTATTATTCGTTCCTTCTGAAGCACCGTATCACGAAAGAAAAGTAACGTTGCTGAATGGCCCTCACACTGTTCTTTCTCCGGTAGCTTACTTGTCGGGCGTAAACATTGTGCGTGATGCTTGTCAACATCCGGTTATTGGTCAGTACATCAATAAGGTAATGTTCGATGAGTTGATGGAAACATTGAACTTGCCGAAAGATGAGTTGAAGAAGTTTGCGGAAGATGTATTGGAGCGTTTCAACAATCCGTTTGTTGACCATGCCGTTACCAGCATTATGCTGAACTCTTTCCCGAAATATGAAACTCGTGACCTGCCTGGTTTGAAGACTTATCTGCAACGCAAAGGTGAATTGCCTAAGGGGCTGGTTCTCGGTTTGGCCGCTATCATCACATATTATAAAGGTGGTGTTCGTGAAGACGGTGCTGAGATCACCCCGAACGATGCTCCGGAAATCATGCAATTGCTGAAAGACCTGTGGGCAACAGATGATACTCAGAAAGTAGCCGAAGGCGTACTTGCTGCAACTTCTATTTGGGGCGAAGATTTAAATAATATCTCGGGACTTACCGCTGCTGTAAAAGCTAATCTGGATTCTATTCAGGAAAAAGGAATGTTGGAAACAGTAAAGGGAATTCTTTAA
- a CDS encoding LacI family DNA-binding transcriptional regulator, which produces MENKNYTIKDIARMAGVSAGTVDRVLHNRGDVSVASREKVQKVLDEIDYHPNMFAIGLAAKKRYRVLCIIPYYVEHDYWHSVAEGINRAAQELRPFNVSVDFLCYHHADRLSYEKACAKLRKEIVDAVLIAPNFREETISLTSYLEGKKIPYAFVDFNIEDTHALCYIGQDSQTSGYMAAKILMRKYKEGQELILFLNNKKNSPAEIQMQRRMDGFMNFIAQEHENLVVHDVVLNKEDDEANRRTLEDFFAAHPKAVLGAVFNSRVYQVAGYLQETGHHLEGLVGYDLLPKNVEYLKSGEVNYLIGQRPGLQGYCGVKALCDHVVFKRPVTGVKYMPIDILMKENINFYFEFE; this is translated from the coding sequence ATGGAAAACAAGAACTACACCATTAAAGACATTGCCCGCATGGCGGGTGTTTCTGCCGGAACTGTGGATCGCGTGTTGCACAATCGGGGAGATGTTTCTGTTGCCAGCAGGGAGAAGGTTCAAAAAGTGCTTGATGAGATAGACTATCATCCTAATATGTTTGCCATTGGTCTGGCAGCCAAGAAGCGCTACCGTGTTCTGTGTATTATACCTTATTATGTGGAACATGACTATTGGCATTCCGTTGCAGAAGGCATCAACCGTGCCGCACAAGAGTTGCGTCCTTTTAATGTAAGCGTGGACTTTTTGTGCTACCATCATGCCGACCGGCTTTCTTATGAAAAAGCCTGCGCGAAGCTCCGCAAAGAAATAGTGGATGCCGTATTGATCGCCCCCAATTTCCGTGAAGAGACAATATCGCTGACATCTTATCTGGAAGGGAAAAAGATACCTTACGCATTTGTCGACTTTAATATAGAAGACACCCATGCACTCTGCTACATCGGCCAGGACTCCCAAACAAGCGGGTATATGGCTGCTAAAATCCTGATGCGCAAGTACAAGGAAGGACAGGAACTGATACTATTTCTTAATAATAAAAAGAATAGCCCGGCAGAAATACAGATGCAACGACGCATGGACGGTTTCATGAATTTTATTGCACAGGAACATGAGAATCTGGTGGTTCACGATGTAGTACTGAATAAAGAAGATGATGAAGCCAACCGCCGGACATTGGAAGATTTCTTTGCCGCACATCCCAAGGCAGTATTAGGAGCCGTTTTTAACTCACGTGTCTACCAGGTGGCAGGATATCTACAGGAAACAGGACACCATTTGGAAGGATTGGTTGGATATGACCTTCTGCCCAAAAACGTGGAATACCTGAAATCCGGTGAAGTAAATTATCTCATTGGACAACGCCCGGGACTGCAAGGATACTGCGGTGTAAAAGCTCTGTGCGACCATGTCGTATTCAAACGTCCGGTGACCGGTGTAAAGTATATGCCTATCGACATCCTGATGAAAGAAAACATCAATTTCTATTTTGAATTTGAATAA
- the uxaC gene encoding glucuronate isomerase, with amino-acid sequence MKKFMDENFLLQTETAQKLYHEHAAKMPIIDYHCHLIPKMVADDYQFKSLTEIWLGGDHYKWRAMRTNGVDERFCTGKDTSDWEKFEKWAETVPYTFRNPLYHWTHLELKTAFGIDKILSPKTAREIYDECNEKLAQPEYSARGMMRRYHVEAVCTTDDPIDSLEYHIQTRESGFEIKMLPTWRPDKAMAVEVPADFRAYVEKLAEVSGVAISNFDDMIAALRKRHDFFAEQGCKLSDHGIEEFYAEDYTDAEIKAIFNKVYGGTELAKEEILKFKSAMLVIFGEMDWEKGWTQQFHYGAIRNNNSKMFKLLGADTGFDSIGEFTTAKAMSKFLDRLNSKGKLTKTILYNLNPCANEVIATMLGNFQDGTIPGKIQFGSGWWFLDQKDGMEKQMNALSVLGLLSRFVGMLTDSRSFLSYPRHEYFRRTLCNLVGRDIENGEIPASEMDRVNQMIEDISYYNAKNFFKF; translated from the coding sequence ATGAAAAAATTTATGGATGAAAACTTCCTGTTGCAGACAGAAACCGCACAGAAGTTGTATCATGAACATGCGGCCAAGATGCCGATTATCGATTATCACTGTCACTTAATCCCTAAAATGGTAGCAGACGACTATCAGTTTAAGTCATTGACTGAAATCTGGTTGGGCGGCGACCATTACAAATGGCGTGCTATGCGTACCAATGGTGTAGACGAACGTTTCTGCACAGGTAAGGATACTTCCGACTGGGAAAAATTTGAAAAGTGGGCTGAAACCGTTCCTTATACTTTCCGTAATCCTTTGTATCACTGGACACACCTGGAGTTGAAGACAGCGTTCGGTATCGATAAGATCCTGAGCCCGAAGACTGCCCGTGAGATTTATGACGAGTGTAATGAGAAGCTGGCTCAACCGGAATACTCTGCTCGTGGCATGATGCGCCGTTATCATGTGGAAGCTGTTTGTACTACGGATGATCCTATTGATTCTCTGGAATATCATATTCAAACACGCGAAAGTGGTTTTGAAATCAAGATGTTGCCGACATGGCGTCCTGACAAGGCAATGGCTGTAGAAGTTCCTGCTGACTTCCGTGCATACGTTGAGAAACTGGCTGAAGTAAGCGGTGTTGCTATCTCTAATTTCGATGATATGATAGCTGCCTTGCGCAAGCGTCATGACTTCTTTGCTGAACAAGGTTGTAAATTGTCCGACCACGGTATTGAAGAATTCTATGCAGAAGACTATACAGATGCTGAAATCAAAGCTATATTTAATAAGGTATATGGTGGAACGGAACTGGCTAAGGAAGAAATCCTGAAATTCAAATCAGCTATGCTGGTTATCTTCGGTGAAATGGACTGGGAAAAAGGCTGGACACAACAATTCCACTATGGCGCTATCCGTAACAATAACAGTAAGATGTTCAAGTTGCTTGGTGCTGATACCGGTTTCGATTCTATCGGTGAATTTACTACTGCTAAGGCAATGTCTAAATTCCTCGACCGCTTGAATTCCAAAGGCAAGTTGACGAAGACTATTCTTTATAACCTCAATCCGTGCGCTAATGAAGTTATTGCCACTATGTTGGGCAACTTCCAGGATGGCACGATTCCGGGTAAGATACAGTTTGGTTCCGGCTGGTGGTTCCTCGATCAGAAAGACGGTATGGAGAAACAGATGAATGCTCTTTCCGTACTGGGTCTGTTGAGCCGTTTCGTAGGTATGTTGACGGACTCTCGTTCATTCCTCTCCTATCCGCGTCATGAATATTTCCGCCGTACATTGTGTAATCTTGTTGGCCGTGATATTGAAAATGGTGAAATTCCGGCTTCTGAAATGGACCGCGTGAACCAGATGATTGAAGATATCAGCTACTATAATGCAAAGAATTTCTTCAAGTTCTAA
- a CDS encoding polysaccharide biosynthesis/export family protein, with the protein MQKLNEEFRDTLIEYDAHIMPKDLLTISVSCSEPEAALPFNLVVPASQTGINSTNLVSQPTLQNYLVNNQGEIVFPVLGTLKVGGMTTQETSELIVGKLERYLKERPIVTVRLVNYKISVIGEVSRPGVYTVNNEQVNVFEAVAMAGDLTIYGKRDNVRIIRTVDGKQNLVTINLNDENIIYSPDFYLRQNDIVYVEPNKAKKQSANIGSSTNLLISITSILISLAGLMVNILR; encoded by the coding sequence TTGCAAAAGCTGAATGAGGAATTCCGGGACACTCTTATAGAATATGATGCCCACATCATGCCTAAAGATTTGCTTACCATCTCCGTCAGTTGTTCTGAACCGGAAGCCGCCTTGCCTTTCAATTTAGTGGTACCTGCTTCACAAACCGGAATTAATTCCACTAATTTAGTTTCACAACCTACCCTGCAAAACTATCTGGTGAATAATCAGGGGGAAATAGTTTTTCCTGTGCTCGGCACTTTGAAAGTAGGCGGAATGACTACTCAGGAAACCTCTGAACTGATTGTGGGGAAACTGGAACGTTACTTGAAAGAGCGTCCCATCGTGACTGTCCGGTTGGTAAACTATAAGATTTCCGTAATTGGAGAAGTAAGCCGCCCGGGAGTCTATACCGTAAATAACGAACAGGTGAATGTTTTTGAAGCTGTAGCAATGGCGGGTGATCTGACCATATACGGGAAGCGTGATAATGTACGCATTATCCGCACTGTAGACGGCAAACAAAATCTTGTCACCATCAACCTGAATGATGAAAACATTATTTATTCCCCCGACTTTTATCTACGGCAGAATGACATCGTTTACGTGGAGCCGAACAAGGCAAAGAAACAGAGTGCCAACATTGGTTCTTCCACCAATCTTCTGATCTCCATAACCTCTATTCTCATATCCCTGGCGGGGTTAATGGTTAACATTTTACGATAA
- a CDS encoding GumC family protein — protein MNTNHMDSNQMQEQEIDLIELFYKLLAHWRWFLLAAVVALTGAYIYVHVTTPVYQATASVVIKDSEGSNKAIDELFQKVAPSSLTSANTQIEDEMEILRSRSILLQVINELNLHTKYKVKDGLFYNETTMPPIIASMDKASMDTLSGTLLIQVEKAGERYTVSSALDDICVTEIFTGFPAFVETPAGRCTLRLLPGHQFSEAIKISISRPIDAVNDYSGQLVVTTTSKKTSIISLTFKDTDKDRAESFLAKLIEVYNRDAMDDKNKVTGNTLIFLEERLDSISNELGFVEKHLEQYKQKERLSDLKTNMTLDLNTNNEYEKKLLDVEMQLNMTNYIYNYLLDDKHRFSLLPVNTGIADTELMQLINEYNKELLERERLMNTMKADNPTVVNQDIRIDALRRNVVSSVVGVKDGLGIARTDILRKTDYFNSRIGNMPKQEREFNNIDRQQQIKANLYLMLLERREQAAISLAATMNKARVIDAPLSADRPIAPRSMMIYAGSLFLACVMTAGVILFGGIFRTKIRSVAEVESTQIPVMGIIPYTKEGDRIEEGQNGIMEESFRRMRSNLRFLTEDGDKKCILMTSTISGEGKSFISINLALTFAFLGCRVLVVGLDIRRPRLAEYFGIKSHVGMTSYLSDNEIKLEDIIFPSGVHEQLFVAPAGPIPPNPAELLERARLKEAFAYFREQFDYIIVDSAPVRLISDTLSLSKVTDFTLYVCRMNYTHKNVLSEIVEIQRSGQLNQISLVVNAGNLAEKKYGYGYGYGDSYGYRDTHKKHK, from the coding sequence ATGAACACCAATCATATGGACAGTAATCAAATGCAGGAACAAGAAATAGACCTGATTGAACTTTTCTACAAACTGTTGGCGCACTGGCGGTGGTTTCTGCTAGCTGCTGTGGTAGCACTTACCGGCGCATACATTTATGTACATGTAACCACTCCCGTCTATCAGGCAACGGCTTCTGTTGTCATCAAGGATTCGGAAGGAAGCAATAAGGCCATCGACGAGTTGTTTCAGAAAGTCGCTCCTTCTTCCCTCACCTCTGCAAATACGCAGATTGAAGATGAAATGGAGATATTGCGTTCACGCTCTATCCTGCTACAAGTGATTAATGAGCTGAATCTGCATACAAAGTACAAGGTGAAAGATGGACTTTTCTATAATGAAACCACTATGCCGCCCATCATTGCTTCTATGGATAAAGCATCCATGGATACATTGAGCGGAACGTTGCTGATACAAGTGGAGAAGGCAGGTGAACGCTATACCGTGAGCAGTGCCTTGGACGATATATGTGTAACGGAGATTTTCACAGGTTTCCCTGCTTTTGTAGAAACTCCTGCCGGACGATGTACTTTAAGATTACTGCCCGGACATCAGTTTTCCGAAGCCATAAAGATAAGCATTTCCCGCCCTATCGATGCCGTGAACGATTATTCCGGTCAGCTGGTGGTCACTACTACTTCGAAGAAAACTTCCATCATCAGTCTGACCTTCAAGGATACGGATAAGGATCGTGCGGAATCCTTTCTTGCCAAGTTGATCGAAGTCTATAACCGGGATGCAATGGATGATAAGAATAAGGTGACAGGAAATACACTCATCTTTTTGGAAGAACGTTTGGACAGTATCAGCAACGAATTGGGATTTGTAGAAAAGCATCTGGAGCAATACAAACAAAAAGAACGTCTGAGCGATTTGAAAACCAACATGACTCTGGATCTGAATACAAACAATGAGTACGAAAAGAAGTTGCTGGATGTGGAGATGCAACTAAATATGACTAACTATATTTATAATTATCTATTGGATGATAAACACCGTTTCTCTCTACTACCGGTAAATACGGGTATTGCCGATACGGAGCTGATGCAACTGATTAACGAATATAACAAGGAACTGCTGGAACGTGAGCGGCTGATGAACACCATGAAGGCAGATAATCCGACGGTTGTTAATCAGGATATTCGCATTGATGCGCTGAGAAGAAATGTGGTGAGTTCTGTGGTCGGTGTAAAAGACGGACTCGGCATCGCGCGCACTGACATCCTACGTAAAACCGATTATTTCAACTCCCGTATCGGAAATATGCCGAAGCAGGAAAGGGAGTTCAATAACATAGACCGTCAACAGCAAATTAAGGCAAACCTATATCTGATGTTACTTGAACGGCGTGAACAGGCAGCTATTTCTTTGGCAGCCACAATGAACAAAGCAAGAGTGATTGATGCTCCCCTATCTGCTGACAGACCGATAGCTCCGCGAAGTATGATGATCTATGCCGGAAGTCTGTTTCTGGCATGTGTTATGACGGCAGGAGTTATTTTGTTCGGAGGAATTTTCCGTACTAAAATTAGGTCGGTAGCAGAAGTTGAGAGTACACAAATCCCTGTGATGGGGATTATTCCTTATACCAAAGAAGGTGATCGCATTGAAGAAGGACAAAACGGTATCATGGAAGAATCTTTTCGCCGCATGAGAAGCAATCTGCGCTTTCTAACCGAAGATGGCGATAAAAAGTGTATCCTGATGACCTCCACTATCAGCGGAGAAGGAAAAAGTTTCATCAGCATCAATCTGGCTCTGACCTTTGCTTTTCTGGGATGCCGGGTACTGGTAGTAGGTCTGGATATCCGTCGTCCCAGACTGGCGGAGTACTTCGGAATAAAGAGTCATGTAGGTATGACCAGTTACCTTTCGGACAATGAGATAAAGCTGGAAGATATAATCTTCCCATCAGGGGTACACGAACAATTATTCGTTGCGCCTGCCGGACCTATCCCTCCTAATCCGGCAGAACTGTTGGAGAGAGCCCGATTGAAAGAAGCATTCGCGTATTTTCGTGAACAGTTTGATTATATCATTGTGGATTCGGCTCCGGTAAGATTGATTAGTGATACACTGAGCCTAAGCAAGGTGACTGATTTCACACTCTATGTGTGCCGCATGAATTATACGCACAAGAATGTGTTGTCTGAAATTGTAGAGATACAGCGGTCAGGGCAACTGAACCAAATATCTTTGGTAGTGAATGCTGGTAATCTGGCGGAAAAGAAATATGGTTACGGATATGGCTACGGAGATAGTTATGGTTACAGAGATACTCATAAAAAGCATAAGTAA